The genomic interval CAGTTGATTCCTGCACGGGGACAGTGTTTCTTCCTGTATGGTCACTCTCCTACTGTTCACTGATTACTTTTGCTTATTAGTCCTTATCACGGTTGCCTAATGACCACTTAACGAGTGACATTTTCACATTAATTAAAATGGGCTCTACTTTAAACCTTTTTACCCTAGGTCAGGGGTGGGCAAACCTTTTGGCTCAAGGGCCACATTAAGTTTATGAaaccgggcctcccgggtggcgcagtggtctagggcactgcatcgcagcgctagctgtgccaccagagattctgggttcgcgcccaggctctgtcgcagccggccgtgaccgggaggtccgtggggcgacgcacaattggcctagcgtcgtccgggttagggagggtttggctggtagggatatccttCTCCCATCGCGCaccagtgactcctgtggcgggccgggcgcagtgccaggtgcttcctccgacacattggtgcggctggcttccgggttggatgcgcgctgtgttaagaagcagtgcggcttggttgggttgtgtttcggaggatgcatgcctttcgaccttcatctctcccgagcctgtacgggagttgtagcgatgagacaagatagtaattactaacaattggataccacgaaaaagggggtaaaattttaatttaaaaaaatttaaaagTTTATGAAACCAAGTGAAGGGCCAcatactacagtggggagaacaagtatttgatacactgatgattttgcaggttttcctacttacaaagcatgtagaggtctgtaatttttatcataggtacacttcaactgtgagagacggaatctaaaacaaaaatccagaaaatcacattgtatgatttttaagtaattaatttgcattttattgcatgacataagtatttgatacatcagaaaaacagaacttaatatttggtacagaaaccttagtttgcaattacagagatcatacgtttcctgtagttcttgaccaggtttgcacacactgcagcagggattttggcccactcctccatacagaccttctccagatccttcaggtttcggggctgtcgctgggcaatacggactttcggctccctccaaagattttctattgggttcaggtctggagactggctaggccactccaggaccttgagatgcttcttacggagccactccttagttgccctggctgtgtgtttcgggtcgttgtcatgctggaagacccagccacgacccatcttcaatgctcttactgagggaaggaggttgttggtgtagatctcgcgatacatggccccatccatcctcccctcaatacggtgcagtcgtcctgtcccctttgcagaaaagcatccccaaagaatgatgtttccacctccatgcttcacggttgggatggtgttcttggggttgtactcatccttctattcctccaaacacggcgagtggagtttcttctcccattcctcctctggatcatccagatggtcattggcaaacttcagacgggcctggacatgcgctggcttgagcagggggaccttgcgtgcgctgcaggattttaatccatgacggcgtagtgtgttactaatggttttctttgagactgtggtcccagctctcttcaggtcattgaccaagtcctgccgtgtagttctgggctgatccctcacattcctcatgatcattgatgccccacgaggtgagatcttacatggagccccagaccgagggtgattgaccgtcatcttgaacttcttccattttctaataattgtgccaacagttgttgccttctcatcaagctgcttgcctattgtcctgtagcccatcccagccttgtacaggtctacaatttatccctgatgtccttacacagctctctggtcttggccattgtggagaggttggagtctgtttgattgagtgtgtggacaggtgtcttttatacaggtaacgagttcaaacaggtgcagttaatacaggtaatgagtggagaacaggagggcttcttaaagaaaaactaacaggtctgtgagagccggaattcttactggttggtaggtgatcaaatacttatgtcatgcaataaaatgcaaattaattacttaaaaatcatacaatgtgattttctggacttttgttttagattccgtctctcacagttgaagtgtacctatgataaaaatgacagacctctacatgctttgtaagtaggaaaacctgcaaaatcggcagtgtatcaaatacttgttctccccactgtatatgtgtgacAAAACATGTGAAGTCTATTCATTTTCAAATTTACACGCATCTACTAGTGTATATATGCTTGCAGAACAATTTACCCTTGTACCATCTCTACCCTTGTTTTTTGTGAGGCAATTTTTCACAAAATTGATATCATTTATAACATGacacagtcaaacacacacacagatcctgcATCTCTACCCTTGTCTTGCCTACCCCAGTCACAGTTATTTGAGTCATAATGTGAATGGGTCTGGTCACCTCTCTTGGCAAGGGCATCAAAGTCTGGTGTCATCTTTGTTGTAGAGATTCAGAACATAACAGCTGACAAGTGGTCATTTGTTAAATTTGACCTGTGACAGGATTTGTTGTAATTCATGACTGAGAACATTTGTTCACACACATGTGGACCCGAATAAAACAAGCATCCTTTGGGCGTGTTTTTTAATATTTGTAAACTTTGTTTCATTCAGTGAGCCATAGAACTGGACTATTGTTGCTGTTTTGTACTTCTCCTTGAAAGCACTGTCACATTGGATGTCGATGTGTCCGGTGGTGCTTTCTCACTGTCGAAAGTGCTACTGTATGTCTCAGTGTGGGTGCGTTCAGTGCAGCCAGTGTCAGAAAATGAGCGAGAGGCCGGCTGCTCATTTGTCTGGAGAACAACATAAGTTTGGCTCTAAATGCTTTCACATTGGAATACAGTTCATACACAAAAACACAATTCCCGTGCAGTTTCACATTTAGATCATTCAGATGCCCCAATATGTCCACACCGAAAGCAAAGTCGCCCAGACAGTCTGTGTCTTTCAACTCAAAGAAGTCATCAGCTTTACCAACCGTATCAAGGAACATACCGATGTCCCCTCTCAGTTCCCGCACACGGCAAAATACTTTCCCAGGCTTAGCTAGCGCACATTTGAATGATACATTGAGTAGCTGCATGAACTGACGATGTTTAAGCCCCCTCGCCCGTATAAAGTTGAACTGACGATGTTTAAGCCCCCTCGCCCGTATAAAGTTGAACTGACGATGTTAAAGCCCCTCGCCCGTATAAAGTTGAACTGACGATGTTAAAGCACCCTCGCCCGTATAAAGTTGAACTGACGATGTTTAAGCCCCCTCGCCCGTATAAAGTTGAACTGACGATGTTTAAGCCCCCTCGCCCGTATAAAGTTGACAAGTTTTATAACCACTTTGACAACATTTTCCAGCTTTAACACACTTTTACACAGGGCTTCCTGATAAATAATACAGTGAAGAAATATCAATTCCTCAGAGTTTCTTATTTTACTTTGTCTTGTAATCTTTTTAGTAGGCCAATGTTTTTACAGGTTAGATTTGGTGATCTATCTGTTGTGACGTTTGTCAGTTTGCTCCATGGTAGATACATTTTTTCCAAGCTGGCAGATATCCTGTCATATAAATCAGAGCCCCTGGTTGTTCCCATCATTGATTCCATCGCAAGAAGTTCCACTGTTATTTCAAAGTTCTCATTTATTCCTTTGACAAATGTAAAGTTGAGAGGTGTCTGATGTCAGGACTCTCATCCAGTGCTATAGAAAAAAGATTGAAGCTATCTGCTTTTTTCTTCAACTCTGAGATTAGCTCCTCACCTATCACTTCCACACGCTTGGTGATGGTTCTGCGTGATAAGCAAATTTTCTCAAAATTGGCTTTTACTCTCAGGACAAAGTATATCAGCAGTCTCCACCATACACTCGTTCACAAACTCTGCTTCACCAAAAGGCTTGCTATGCTTTGTGATTTTACAGTCTTACAGTCTTGAGTAGAGCACCGTTTTGTAAAAATATTTTGTTGAGCTTTTAAGTTTGTGGCAAGTTTTGAGGTCTTCTTGCCTTTTCCTGAGAGGACAGATTGCTAGCGTAGTTAGCATGCTTGCTTGAAAAATTTGGATTGAGATTATATTCCTTAAAAACGGCAACACTTTCTTGGCATATCAGACATACCGCCTTATGTCCAATATTAGTAAAAAAGTATTTTGCTGTCCATTCTTCTTTAAACACACAACATTCAGAATCCCACTTTTCTAATTTTCGCAGCACTTATTTTGTCAAAAGCTGTCAAGCAATGAATTGGCTATGATGGCTGAGCGTATTCTGAATCTGACTGACTGTAGGCCCAAATACAGAGCGCGCTGCCAGGCTACAGCGCCATCTATTGGAAGTTGTTTGTATATCACGGAATGAGTCATTTTAGGCCAAAAATCTTAAATATaataatatttaatacatttaaaatatGTCTTGCAGGCCGGATTGAAGTGCCCGGCAGGCTggatacggcccgcgggccgtacaTTGCCCTAGGTACATAGTGATGACCATGCTTTGTAGAAGTTAGAGGGCTATCGTAGTGTACCCCCTATAGTGTAGCCCATGTTACCCAGCAGCACTCACACAGGTGATGGAGGTGAGGACCTCAGACACTCCAACACCCAGAGTCACATAGCGGATCTTATCCAGGGGGATGCCTGCCTCCTTGAAGATGTCAAAGGAGAACACACTGATCTGAGGGTGGAAGGAAGAAGATGAGTAGGATGCAGAATGTACAGTATTAGGTACAGTATGAGATAAAAGACAGAGGGGGCTGTGCTTACTGCGGTGATGCCAGAGAACTGGATGCAGCCGTATACCACCACCATGGTGATGAGCTGCCATCGTACGCTCCTGTCTCTCAGCAGCTCCAGGAGACTCTTCGAGGTCTCGCCTTTTATGGAAGCCTGCtccaacaccatctctgtcatcTCCAGCTTGTACTCACCTCTGCCCCACAGACTCTGcagagctgacacacacacacacgtttctgAATAGGATACAACAAGTAACTAAAGTCTCCTCAGCTGTATAGACTTTGAGCCCAGCTATTTAGGCATTGGCCAATCTGTCAGCTATGTGTAATAATATAGGTTTATGTATTTAGATTCAGTGTAATGTATTACTGTACATCATTTCTAAATTTGCAGACAGTACTCAATGTTATGAGTATGATTGTTGCTACTTAGAATGGATCCCTTTGGACATAAAGAATTTCAATCTCGGTGACTATGAGGAAACACAAACTACCTTTTTTGCATGCCTCTGCATTACCCTTTTCTATCAATAAGTATCTTGGGGCCTCAGGGAAGAAGGGCAGTGTTAGCAGCTGTACCACTGAGAAACATGTTGAAACACACAGTAGGATGTTCCAGCTATCCTCACGACCAAGAATCTCCCTGAGAAAGTTGAGATAAAACATCAAGTCAGAGCATATTTCAGGATATCCAATTTGGCACACATTGATAACCATAAGTTTAATGTGATACTTGATGTTTCTGTCTTTTGAAATGATGAAATTCAGAATGAGCACTGTACCTTAGTCCAAAAAATTGTCCTGACAGTTTACCAATGGAGATGAAGGTAGCAGATGTTAGTGTTACCATGCCCCTTATCTTTTTGGGTGAACTCTCACCCAGGTATATTGCATGGATATTCCCTCCTAAACCTGAGATTCACAAACAAGAATAAGAAAATCTATGCTATCAACACTAAGATATAAGGCCATTCCGTGATTTTATTTTACCATGGCTAAATGATCCATAGATTAAACTAATCTGCATGAAATGAAAGGTGCAACATCACATTGGTAGGACCTGCAGTGAATCCAAATAGAAACCGAGCAATCAGGATCATCTCAAAGGAGTTTGCCCCCCTACTGGTGAACATGATCACTGCAGCAACAATGCTGACAACATTGTTCCATATCATGGCTCTCTTCCTGAAGAAGAAATTAAGAAAAGTTTGAATGAAAAAGTAACTTAAATTGAGATAAATACAGATTATAAAAATCAGTGCAACTCACCTGCCAAACCTCCCAGCAATGCACCTGACACTCATAGAGCCCAGGAGACCCCCCACAGCGTACATAGACACTATAGCTGACCAGAGGAGTTTGACTGTCTGTGCCGGTGGGGTTTCCTCATATCGCCCAGTCCAACTGCTATTGATGAAGCTCCAGATGTACTGCAAGCAGACCAACATGGTTATGGAAACAGACAGTCTACAAccctggtgaagtaggctaggtGTTCATTTGAGCATGATTGAATATGCAGATTTAACCTGTGTGAGAGGAAAACAAGATATTCATAAACCTTGAACACCATGTTATATTTCCTAGGTATTTCTTGCCATGGGAAAAGTAGTGTCAGTTCCACACTCATCCAAACATATTTAGTATCATGCTTTTTAATAAAAATGAGTGTGTGGGGAATCAATGTGCTGATGTCTCTTACTGGTGAAGGGGAACTGATGACAGTAACATGGAACCCATTTTGAAAAGATCCGCCAATACCCAAAATGATTATGAAGACTAGAGCATTACCACGGGTCTGGAATGGAGAACATAAACGGGTAAACATTTTACAATGAAAGTTATAGGTCGACACATATTTAATGTCAATGAGGTATATAACCTCAATCAATAATGTATCTTAAAATTATTCTTAAAACGatttttaaaaacattgacaCAGAGAAGGCATGGATAGACTACTATGTAACCTCTCAACATTGCTTCTCTTCCCTGTTTAGCTGAGTCATTGTGCTCATAGATTTGTCTAATTTGTACCTATTGTGATTTTATAACCCTTTCATACAGCAATTAATTATGTTATAGCTATAAACTTGTTGTTTGTAATAAGAACCTCATTTCttaatagatttttttaaatgttcaacAGTAACATTTTTGCTGATGTTACCTTTGGATCAAATAACAGGAAACGGACTAATAATAATACTTATATCCCGTTTCAATAATAATATTAAAGGTTGCCTACCAGGTGCCTCAACAAAGTCTCCATTCTGTATATCTTGAGAGTTCCATGTAACACAATTATGTCTAACGTTACATGTCCACCTGACATTTGCTCTGTTAGACATTTTCAGGAATAAGATTAATATTTTACATCTCAGAGGGAGCTTACCTTTCAACCACTGAGTCGCTGTCACAGTAGGCCTACTCGTCTCTGTAGAAAGTAAGAAAGCCTATAAACCATTTGGCAACATGTGTTTAATCTGAGTGAAAAGTTGTGTACTTTGACGTGAGATAAATTGGCATACTTCGTGTGCTCGGCGGACAATCACTTATTAGCCAGACGAGGGCAGCACCATCTGATCTTGTCACCCCTGACGTTCTCCCTGTAGCGGAAGTAGCAGACCAGTGTTATCCGTAgtcattgttagctagctagacgaATATACCTCCCCCTTGTTGTCCCAGAGAAGATATATCTGCTATTTAGCCTAGTCATTACTTTAATTTTATATTTGCCAAAATGCCGTTGGAAAATCTGGAAGAAGAGGGTCTGCCTAAAAACCCCGATCTTAGGATAGCACAGCTGAAATTTTTGCTCACGATGGATGGTCACCGACAAGATGCTAAAGTGAAAACCGAGCTCATGGACTCAATCAAAGAAAACGGTGAGTAGCTGACGTTAGCCAGAAAGTGCCGGTACTGGCAAAGTAGCTAACTACTGGCTTCTGCCAAGCTAATAAACCGAAAATAGTAACGTTAGTTATCTGTTGTAAACAAAATATATAGTTAAGTGGCCTAGCAAGTCATGCTAGCTAGCGTACTCTTATCTTGAAAACAGTGTTGAAatttctaacgttagctagctccgGTAGTTAGCTAACTCGCCTAGCACATTTTTGTC from Salvelinus alpinus chromosome 2, SLU_Salpinus.1, whole genome shotgun sequence carries:
- the slc2a9l1 gene encoding solute carrier family 2 member 9, like 1, whose protein sequence is MYAVGGLLGSMSVRCIAGRFGRKRAMIWNNVVSIVAAVIMFTSRGANSFEMILIARFLFGFTAGLGGNIHAIYLGESSPKKIRGMVTLTSATFISIGKLSGQFFGLREILGREDSWNILLCVSTCFSVVQLLTLPFFPEAPRYLLIEKGNAEACKKALQSLWGRGEYKLEMTEMVLEQASIKGETSKSLLELLRDRSVRWQLITMVVVYGCIQFSGITAISVFSFDIFKEAGIPLDKIRYVTLGVGVSEVLTSITCGLLIESVGRRALLWGGFGAMSTIMILITITLNLKDYSFWIPYSTVGLIFLFVIFYGGGPAGVLPSLTHEIFIQSCRPAAFVFTGILRWLGFAVLGLVFPFLIELLKSVSFVLFACMCLLASFYIFFYLPETKGKTLLEISEEFKNITLCENPLSDDQTLETRL